One Streptomyces umbrinus genomic window, CACGGCGGTCGCGGACCGGGGCTGCGCGGTGAGCGACTCCGAGTAGGCGGCGGCCGCCTGACCGGTGATACGGCCGTAGACGAGGAGTTCGATCAGGCTGTTGCCCCCCAGCCGGTTGGCGCCGTGCAGTCCGCTGGCCGCCTCGCCGATGGCGTACAGGCCGCGCACGTCGGTGCTGTGGTCCTCGGGACGCACCCAGACGCCCCCCATCGAGTAGTGCGCCGTGGGGGCGACCTCGATGGGTTCACGGGTGATGTCGAGCATCTGCAGTTCGAGGAGCGTCTGGTAGACCCGGGGCAGCCGGTTCATGATCGTCTGACGGGGCAGATGGGAGACGTCGAGCCAGACCCCGCCGTTGGGGGTGCCGCGGCCTTCCTTGATCTCGGTGTAGGAGGCGAGGGCCACGCGGTCGCGGGTGGACAGTTCCATGCGCTCGGGGTCGTAGCGGTTCATGTACCGCTCGCCGAGGGCGTTGCGCAGGATGCCGCCCTCGCCGCGGGCGGCCTCGCTGACCAGGGTGCCGGCGGCGTTCTCCGGTTCGATGATCCCGGACGGGTGGAACTGCACCAGCTCGGGGTCGCGCAGGCGGGCCCCGGCCTCGACCGCCAGGCGGAAGGAGTCGCCGGTGTTCTCGTCCCGCCGGGAGGAGGTACGGCGCCAGATGCGCGTGTGCCCGCCGGCCGCGAGGATGACGGCGTCCGCGTGGACGAGGTAGCCGGTGCCGTTGTTCAGGTCGAAGCCGTAGGCCCCGAAGACGGCACCTTCGTGGACCAGCAGCCGTGTGATGTACACGGTGTCGAGCATGGGTATGTCGAGCTGGCTCGCACGCCGGATGAGGGTGCGCTGGATCTCCAGGCCGGTGTAGTCACCGGCGAAGGCGGTGCGGCGGAACCTATGGGCGCCGAAGAAGCGCTGAGAGATACGGCCGTCCCCTTCGCGGGCGAATTCCATGCCGTACCGCTCCAGGTCGTCGATGCCCAGGGCCGCCCCCTGGGTGACGATCTCGGCCGTACGGGGGTCGCCGAGGAGGTAACTCTCCTTGAGCGTGTCCGCGGCGTGCTGCTGCCAGGAGTCCTCGGGGTCCATCGTGGCCAGCGCCGCGTTGATGCCCCCGGCGGCCAGGGACGTGTGGGTGTCCTCCTTGGGACGCTTGCCGACGGCGACGACGTCGACACCGGCCTCGGCCAGTTCGATCGCGGCCCGAAGGCCGGCACCGCCGGTACCGATCACCAGCACCGTGGTGGAAATTTGTCGTTCGGTGATAGGCACGATTGCTCCAGTCGCAATGGGTGGTCACTGACTAGGACCAGGTCAGGCGGCGGTTTGTGACAGCGGCAGAACGCGAGTCACAACGTGACGGTGTCCTTGGTCATACAGACGCGCCCGACGTCCGCGCGCCGGTGCCGCGACGTGTTCGACGTTCGAGGAGGAGGAGAGGGATGACGTACGTCATCGCGCAGCCCTGCGTCGACATCAAGGACCGGGCCTGCGTGACCGAATGCCCCGTGGACTGCATCTACGAGGGCTCACGCACGCTCTACATCAACCCCCAGGAGTGCGTCGACTGCCACGCGTGCGAACCCGTCTGCCCCGTGGAGGCCATCTTCTACGAGGACGACCTGCCGCCGGACTGGGCGCACTACCTTGCCGTCAACGCCGAGTACTTCACCGCGGCGGCTCCGGACCCCCGCGGACCGCGTGACACGGTGGGCGATCACCCTCTCGTCGCGGCACTGGCGCCGCAGAGTCCGAGCAAGAAGGAGATCTCCGTCTTCACCGCCCGCAAGGAAGAAGCCGCCGACGCGGACCTGTGGTTCCCGTCATGACCGCCGCCCCGCGACGAGCAACCGCCGCCGGGGCGGCTGGCGAGGTCCGCCGGGCGTGCCGGTCAGGAGGCCAGCGTGATGGTGGTCGGCGTTCCCCGCCAGGCCATGCGCGCGTACGGACACAACGCGTCGGCCTTCTCGATCAGGTCGTCGGCCGTCTCGGGAGCGACTCCGGGCCACCGCACCACCAGATCGACGTGCAGCAGATAGCCGCCGTCCTCCGGGTCCCGCCCGAAGGCGACGGTCGCCTCGATCGAGATTGCCGCCGGATCGAGGCCCTCCTGACGTGCCAGCAGGCTCAGCGCGCCGTGGAAGCACGCCGCGAAACCCGCCGCGAAGAGCTGCTCGGGGTTGGTTCCCCGGCCGTCACCGCCCAGCTCGGCGGGCATCCGCAGGTCGAGGTCGAGGGCGCCGTCGGACGAGCGGGCCCGGCCGGAGGCCCGTCCATGTGAGGCCACACCGCCGTGGACGGTCACGGTGGTCGTGTAGATGGGCGAGAACTCCTCTCCGTCGTAGTCCTTCTCGGTCGACAGGGTGGGCAACTGGATCCGTTCGGTCACGGCATGACTCCGTTGTCGTCGAGGTGCGCAGTCCCGGCAGAGGTCCGGGACCACTGAATGACCGACAAGCAGCCGGAACTGTGACGCCCGGTCCCTCGACGGCCTCGAAGGCCCGACCGCAGGGCGGTCAGTCCCGCAGCGAGGCCACGAAGGGCTTCAGCTTGTCCGGGTTCATCACCCACATGATCCGCTCGATGCCGCCCGCCGAGATGTCGGCAGTCAGCAGGGCGACCGCGTCCCCGCCGGACGAGACCAGCACGGCCGATCGGCCGTTCGCCTCGACCCACCGGATCTCGGACTGCGGCCAGAAACGCGGAGCGAAGGCGACGAGGTACCGCGAGACATGGGCCCGTCCGACGACCGGGATCTTGGATGCGCCGCGGATTCCGTTGCCGTCCGAGTAGCTGACGACATCGGCGGTGAGCACGTCCTCCAGTACCGACAGGTCGCCCGTCCGCGCCGCGGAGAGGAAGACCTCCAGCAGCCGCCGGTGGGCCGCCGGAGTGACGCGCTCCTTGCGCTCGGCAGCCAGGTGCCTGCGCCCGCGGCTCACGAGCTGACGGGCGTTGGCCTCGGTGATCTCCAGGATCTCGGCGACCCGTCCGTAGGGGTAGTCGAACGCCTCCCGGAGCACGTAGGCGGTTCGCTCCAGGGGATTCAGCCTCTCCAGCAGGAGCAGCACCGCCATTTCCAGGGCTTCGGCCCGCTCCGCGCCCAACTGCGGATCCTGCGCGGTGTCGACGGGCTCCGGAAGCCAGGGCCCGACGTAGGACTCCCGGCGTACCCGCGCGGACTGGGCCAGGTTGATCGCCAGCCTCGTGGCGACCGTGGTCAGGAAGGCGAGCGGCTCATTGACCTTCGCACGGTCGGTGTTCTGCCATCGAAGCCAGGTCTCCTGCACGATGTCCTCGGCCTCCACCGCGCTGCCCAGGACTCGGTACGCGATGCCGAAAAGCCGTGAGCGCGCCGAAAGGAAGTCCTTCGTCGCTTGGTCCAGGGTGCCGGGTTGGGCGCCAGCGTGCATGGGTCATCCCTTCTGGCCTCGTGCTCCCATGCTACAAGCGGACGGGGACGGAGGGCGCGGCGGATGGTCGTCCCACCGCCCCAGCGCCCGTCACGTTGGCACACCGTGTCACCCGGTCACTCCCGGACAACCGTCGTCGCTGTCACGGATCCATCGCACACCTGGTCAGGACTGAGAACCGTCATGGACCAGGAGGCGCACCCAGTGTCGGACAAGACGCCCGCACTCCACATCGTGCACTGCATGCTGACGCTGCTCTTCGTCCTCGTGGCCCTGCACGTGCTGCGGCGCGGGGTCCGGGCACCGGGAGCGGACCGCCGCGACCGGGTGGATAACCTGCTGCACTTCGCCATGGCGGCGGCCATGGCGACCATGCCCTGGAGCCTCGGCCGGTCGCTGACCGGCCTGACCACGGTCGTGCTCTGTGCGGCGGCCACGCTGTGGTTCCCGCTGACCGCGCTGTACCGCCGTACCAGGGGCACGGCGGCGGCGATCGCCGGGCGGCTGCCGCCGGCCGCGGGCATGGCGGCGATGGCCTGGATGTCGCGGACGCCCCACGGTGGGGCCGCTCCCGCCCACGAGACCCTGGCCAGAGGCGTTCCGGTGGCCCACCACACCGCGGCGCACGGCCCCGCGGCGAGCGTCTCGATGACGGCGGCCCTGGTCACCGCCGCACTGACGCTCTGTCTCCTCGGCTTCGCCGTCCGGTCGTTGATGCGCCCCATGCCCGCGCTGCGGACCGCCACGGGCACCGCGCACCGCGCCGCCGCGGCGGACCCGTACGGGCACGTCCGCGACGGGGCGATGGCGTGGGGGACGGCCGTGATGCTGGTACTGCCCCACTGACCGCCGTTCACTCGAAGCCGACGACGGCCTTGCTGCGCATCAGGAAGTCCGACAGGTAACTGTCGTGCGGCA contains:
- a CDS encoding L-aspartate oxidase; amino-acid sequence: MPITERQISTTVLVIGTGGAGLRAAIELAEAGVDVVAVGKRPKEDTHTSLAAGGINAALATMDPEDSWQQHAADTLKESYLLGDPRTAEIVTQGAALGIDDLERYGMEFAREGDGRISQRFFGAHRFRRTAFAGDYTGLEIQRTLIRRASQLDIPMLDTVYITRLLVHEGAVFGAYGFDLNNGTGYLVHADAVILAAGGHTRIWRRTSSRRDENTGDSFRLAVEAGARLRDPELVQFHPSGIIEPENAAGTLVSEAARGEGGILRNALGERYMNRYDPERMELSTRDRVALASYTEIKEGRGTPNGGVWLDVSHLPRQTIMNRLPRVYQTLLELQMLDITREPIEVAPTAHYSMGGVWVRPEDHSTDVRGLYAIGEAASGLHGANRLGGNSLIELLVYGRITGQAAAAYSESLTAQPRSATAVAQARAEVEELLAADGPENVRALQRAIRNTMTEHAGVVRDEEGLRTGLAELDAIEERMQNVGVHPDIAGFQDLAHAFDLKSAALAARATLEAALERRETRGCHNRSDFPDMDPALRVNLVWSPTTGITRESIPAVPDEIASLMAEVSTDGKLVE
- the fdxA gene encoding ferredoxin, with product MTYVIAQPCVDIKDRACVTECPVDCIYEGSRTLYINPQECVDCHACEPVCPVEAIFYEDDLPPDWAHYLAVNAEYFTAAAPDPRGPRDTVGDHPLVAALAPQSPSKKEISVFTARKEEAADADLWFPS
- a CDS encoding Ohr family peroxiredoxin; translation: MTERIQLPTLSTEKDYDGEEFSPIYTTTVTVHGGVASHGRASGRARSSDGALDLDLRMPAELGGDGRGTNPEQLFAAGFAACFHGALSLLARQEGLDPAAISIEATVAFGRDPEDGGYLLHVDLVVRWPGVAPETADDLIEKADALCPYARMAWRGTPTTITLAS
- a CDS encoding RNA polymerase sigma-70 factor, with amino-acid sequence MHAGAQPGTLDQATKDFLSARSRLFGIAYRVLGSAVEAEDIVQETWLRWQNTDRAKVNEPLAFLTTVATRLAINLAQSARVRRESYVGPWLPEPVDTAQDPQLGAERAEALEMAVLLLLERLNPLERTAYVLREAFDYPYGRVAEILEITEANARQLVSRGRRHLAAERKERVTPAAHRRLLEVFLSAARTGDLSVLEDVLTADVVSYSDGNGIRGASKIPVVGRAHVSRYLVAFAPRFWPQSEIRWVEANGRSAVLVSSGGDAVALLTADISAGGIERIMWVMNPDKLKPFVASLRD
- a CDS encoding DUF5134 domain-containing protein, which codes for MSDKTPALHIVHCMLTLLFVLVALHVLRRGVRAPGADRRDRVDNLLHFAMAAAMATMPWSLGRSLTGLTTVVLCAAATLWFPLTALYRRTRGTAAAIAGRLPPAAGMAAMAWMSRTPHGGAAPAHETLARGVPVAHHTAAHGPAASVSMTAALVTAALTLCLLGFAVRSLMRPMPALRTATGTAHRAAAADPYGHVRDGAMAWGTAVMLVLPH